The Natrinema amylolyticum region GAAGCACGAATATTTATGTATTGTATGATAGAAACAATTTATCGAGAACGTATGACAGCCGATAGTTCGCCAAGCGACGCGGAGAGCGATAGCTTCACCCGGTGTTTAGGATATCGTGCGGTAACTGAACACCAGGCCGCTGCGACCCAACAGGTCGTCGCCATGGTCAATGAGGCCGGATGCTGCCAACGAACCCAGTCGTGCGCTCGTATCCGCTTACAAGCGTTTGAGGGCCGCGATACACTCGAGCAGTGCCCGACCGTTGTGGTAGGCTGCCTTGTAGACCGCGCCCTTGCGCCCGACCGGCTCGAGGTCGTCGTCGACGCCGGAGTGCCACTCGCCGTGTTCGCGGTCGATCTGATGCTCGTCGAGGAAGTCCCACGTGTCGGCGAAGACGTCGAGATATCGGTCGTCACCGGTACACTCGTAGGTTCGCAGGGCGCTGGTCATACACTCGGCCTGTACCCACCAGGCTTTGACGCGAAAGCTCGCGGGCTCGTCGAAGCCGCCGTAGAAGTAGAAGCCGCCGTGCTCCTCGTCGTATCCGTATTCGAGCGAGTAGTCCCAGAGCGTCTCGAAGTATTCGCGGTACAGATCCCGCGAGTGGCCGAGCGCATCGGCGGCCTCCATAGCGAGCCAGACGGTCTCCAGGTCGTGCCCGTAGGAAACGACCTGGAACGCTTCATCGTCGAGCTTCGGCGACCAGTCGGGATCGTACTTGTCCGTACAGAAGCCGCGCTTCTTCCGGTAGACCGTATTGGTGAGGATGTCCAGTAGCTTGTGGAGGCGCTCCCGTCCGCGATCGGTGCCGAACGCCTCGTAGTAGGTCGTGAACGCCTCCATGAGGTGGAGATGTGTGTTCATCAGCTTCAGCGTCGGATCGAGGACGCTGTCGCCCGACTCCTTCGGTGACCAGTCCGGCTCGATGTTCTCGAGGTACGTCTGTCCCTCCGTGATCGGTTCCCAGTCAGGCGTGAAGTACTCGACGTACCCCCCGTGCTCGTCGTCTTTGGCGTATTCGTCCATCAGGTCGACGAGTTCGTGGGCGTAGTCGGCCGCCTCGCCGTCCCCGGTCGCGCGGTAGTACTCGGAGAGCGCGTAGAGACCGAACGACTGTCCGTACAGGTGTTTGTTGGGTTTAGTCGTGGTACCGTCGCGCCGGACTTCCCACACGAAGCCGCCGTGGGTTTCGTCCCACATCTCGTCGATCAGAAACGCGAACCCGTGGTCGGCAATCTCGCGGTACTCGTCGCCGTACCCGTCGCGAGCGAGCCGCGCCGTCAGCCAGACCATGCGCGCCTGCGTGACGACCTGCTTGTCGTCGTTACCCGCAAACTCGCCGTACTCGTCGTAACTGGTGATGAACCCCCCGTGTTCGTCGTCAATGCTGCGGGGAAACCAGAAATCGAGGACGTTGTCCGTCAGCGTTCGCTCGAGCGACGAGAGATACTCGTCCGTAAGAGTGGCTGCGTCTGGCATTGCGGGTAGATAATCATCTCCCTGGTGGATAATAATATCGGT contains the following coding sequences:
- a CDS encoding AGE family epimerase/isomerase, with product MPDAATLTDEYLSSLERTLTDNVLDFWFPRSIDDEHGGFITSYDEYGEFAGNDDKQVVTQARMVWLTARLARDGYGDEYREIADHGFAFLIDEMWDETHGGFVWEVRRDGTTTKPNKHLYGQSFGLYALSEYYRATGDGEAADYAHELVDLMDEYAKDDEHGGYVEYFTPDWEPITEGQTYLENIEPDWSPKESGDSVLDPTLKLMNTHLHLMEAFTTYYEAFGTDRGRERLHKLLDILTNTVYRKKRGFCTDKYDPDWSPKLDDEAFQVVSYGHDLETVWLAMEAADALGHSRDLYREYFETLWDYSLEYGYDEEHGGFYFYGGFDEPASFRVKAWWVQAECMTSALRTYECTGDDRYLDVFADTWDFLDEHQIDREHGEWHSGVDDDLEPVGRKGAVYKAAYHNGRALLECIAALKRL